In the genome of Planctomyces sp. SH-PL62, the window ACGCCAAGCTGATGAGCCGCGCCATGCGGTTCGCGGTGGGCGCGGCGGCGATGGCGGTGGAAGACTCGGGGGTGGAGCGGGCCAAGCTCGACCCGACGCGGTTCGGCGTCTGCATGGGGACCGGGATCACGCCGGTGGACGTCTCCGAGCTGGTCGCCCCCATGCGGGCGGGGCTCGACGGCGACGGCGGGTTCGACATGGCCCGGTTCGCGCAGGCGCGGTCCGAATCCATCTTCCCGCTCTGGCTGCTCCAGCACCTGCCGAACATGGCGGCGGCCCACATCTCGATTTTGAACCACGCGATGGGGCCGAACAACACCATCGTGACCGCCTGCGCCGCCGGCACCCAGGCCGTGGGAGACGCCTTTCGCCTGATCGCCCGGGGCGACGCCGACGTGATGCTCGCCGGCGGCTGCGACAGCCGCCTCGACCCCCAGCTCCTCGTCGCCTACTCGGCGATGAAGGCCGTCAGCTCGTCGGTCCGGCCCCCCATCGAGGTCTCCCGGCCGTTCGACGCCGACCGCGACGGGTTCGTCCTCGGCGAAGGGGCTGCCGTGCTCTTCCTGGAGAGCTATCGCCGCGCCCGCCGCCGCGGGGCGCGGATCTACGCCGAGGTGACCGGCTACGGCTCCTCGTTCGACGCCTTCGGCATCACCCGCCCCGAGCCCGAGGGGAAGGGGGCGGCGCTCTCGATGACGTCGGCCTTGAAGGAGGCGAGGATCGACGCCGACCGGGTCGACTACATCAACGCCCACGGCACCAGCACCCGGCTGAACGACCTGATGGAGACCGTGGCTGTCAAGCGGGTCTTCGGCCACCGCGCCCCGTCGATCCCGATGAGCAGCCAGAAGTCGATGATCGGCCACCTGATCGGCGCCTCGGGGGCCGTCGAGGCCGCCGCGACGGCCATGGCCCTGGAGCAGGGGGTCGTCCCGCCGACGATCAACCTCGCCAAGCCCGACCCGGAATGCGACCTCGACTACGTCCCCAACACCGCCCGCGAGATCCCCGTCCGGGTCGCGATGTCCAACAGCTTCGGCTTCGGCGGCCAGAACGCCAGCCTGGTGCTCGAACGGGTCTGACCCCGCTTCGGCCGAGACGTCTCCCGCGCCCCTTCGGCCCCGAGCGGGCGAGTCAGGCCGTGGGAGGCGCCGCCCAGTGGCCGTCGCGGTAGCGTCGCGAGACCAACGCCGCGGCCTCGGCGTCGCCGAGGATCGCCTCGGCCCGCGGGTCGAAGTCCAGGACGCGGCCGACCCTCGCGGCGATGTTGGCCAGGTGGACCAGGGCCGCCGAGCGGTGGCCGACGGCCACGCCGGCGCTGGGGGCCTTCGACTCGCCGCGCACGCAGGCGAGGAAGTCGTCGTGGTGGGCCGCCAGGTCGGCCGGGCCCGCCCGCTCGGCGAGCTTCCGGTTCTTGGGGCCGTAGAGGGTCCAGCCGACCGTGTGGCCGATGATCATGACCCCCTCGGTCCCGTAGAACGCCGCCCCGTTCTCGTAGCCTTCTTGGACGTAGGGCGACCAGATCCGCTGTTCGAAGATCAGCCGCCTGGCCCGGCCCGGCCCCGCCGCGTCGGGGTACTCGAAGACGGCGTACTGGGTGTCCGGGAACTCCTGATCGTCGTCGAAGAACGACTTGCCCCCCAGGCAGGCGATGCGGGAGGGATGGGTCTCCACGCCCAGGCCCCAGCAGGCCACGTCGAGATCGTGGACGCCGTCGTTGCCCATGTCGCCGCAGCCGAAGTCCCGCCACCAGCGCCAGACGCCGGGCAGCAGGTTCGACCGGTACGGGACGGCCGGCGCGGGGCCGAGCCAGAGGTCGTAGTCGAGCTGCGACGGCGGCTCCGAGGGCCGCGTCTTGCCGATCGAGCCCCGGAGCTGGCTGTTCCAGGCCTTGGCGACCAGGACCTCGCCGATCGCACCGCCCCGGACGCGATCGACGGCGTCCTTGACCACGGCCGTGCTGCGGCTCTGGGTGCCGACCTGCAGGTGCTTGCCGGAGCGGGCCACCGCCTCGGCCGTCAGCGCCCCCTCGCGGATGTTGTGGCAGCACGGCTTCTCGACGTAGACGTGCTTCCCCGCGTCGAGCGCGAGGATCGCGGCGGGGGCGTGCCAGTGGTCCGGGGTCGCGATCCAGACGGCGTCGATGCGACGGTCGTCGAGCAGACGGCGGAGGTCCCGCACGGCGGCCGGGGCCCGGCCCGAGCCTTGCTCGACGAGCTTCGCGGCCGAGGCCAGCCGCTCGGCGTCGACGTCGCACACGCAGGCGACCTCGACGTCCGGCCGGGCGGCGAGCAGCCGGAGGTGGGCGCTCCCCATGCCCCCCGCGCCGATCAGCCCGACGACGACCCGGGGCCCGGTCCGGCCGTCCCCCCGCGCGCCGGCCGCCGCCAGCTGGAGGCCCGCCGCGCCCAGGGCGCCTCGCCGGAGCATCGTCCTGCGTGGGATCGCTTCCATCATTCGGACCCTCTCGATTCGATGCCGACGACCGATCTGGATGGGAACCGCGCGATGATCGCCTCCCCGGCCCCTCGATGCAAGCCGGCGTCCGAGGAATCCGGGGCCCGGCGATCGCGGACCGCGGCCCGGTCAGTCGAGGTGCGGCGGGGTCGCGGGGGAGGCCTCGACGGCGGGCGGGGCGATCGCGGCGAAGAGGTCGGCGGGCCAGGCCCCGACGCGCTCGAAGCCTTCGGGCGTGGGCTGCTTGAACTGGAGATAGGCGGTGTTGCGGCCGGTGGCGGTCCAGGTCGCCGCCTTGCCGTCGTCGCCCGCGGTGAAGACGCTGTATCCGGCCAGGCGGCAGTCCTCCAGGTCGACGTGGAGCGAGCCGCCGGGCGCGTGGCCCTGGGTGGCGATCAGGCCCGTCGACTTCCCCCCCATCTCGGGCTGCGTGAAATTCAGGGCCACGAGCCGGCATCGCGTCAGCTTCGCCCGGGTGCGACGGCCCGCGTACGACAGCGCCAGGGCGTTGTCCGGGTGGACGAGGGTGCAATCCTCGAAGACCGCGTGGGGGTGGTCCGGCGGGGCCTCTTCCGAGCCCCCGACCAGCACGGCGGCCGTATCGCCGACCCAGTCCAGGGCCAGGAAGTAGCACCGGCGGAAGAGGCTGGGCTCGTCGGGCCGGACCTTGGGATAGACGACGCCCCCGCCGAACGCGCGGCCGATCCCGACGCAATCCTCGACGACCACGGTGAAGCCCTCGCCGCTCTTGTTCGTCAGGTCCCAGAAGAGGCCGGCGTCGCTCCCGGCGGCGTAGAGCCGGTGCAGGGCCCAACGGTCCCAGACGATGCTGGAGAAGGTCTCGCGGTTGTTGCCGGTGGGCCAGTGCTTGTCCGAGGCCCGGATCGTGCTCCACCAGTCCCAGCTCTTGAAGCCGGCGGCCGGGTCGCCGGAGTCGATCAGCGCCCAGCCCTTCGCGCCGGAGCCGAGGGCGCCGTCGAAGTCGCAGACGATCGCGTTGTAGGCGCCGGCCGCTCCCTTCTTCGAGGGGGCCAGGTTGGCCTCGGCGTAGCTGTCCGGGCGGACGATCACGCGGTGGCCGCCGGCGTCGTCGGGGACGGCGTCGAGCCCGGCCTGGATCGTGCGGAAGGCGGTCGCCCACGTCTTGCCGTCGGAGCCGTCGCCGAGCTTCGAGACGTGGATCGTCGCCCCGACGCGGCCGGTAAAGCCGGCGGCCGAGGGGTCGGACGAGGCCGAGGCGGCGGGGACCGCGAGGACCGCGACCGCGACCGGGATCGAGAGGGACAGCATCCGGATGGGGGGCATGGGGCGGACCTTCTGGATCGGGGAACGCAAGGAGACGAGACGGAGAGGGCGGTCGAGATCGAGGCCGGCTTCAACCGGCGGGTTTGCGGCTGACGGGGAGGACCACGCGGAAGCAGGCCCCTTCGCCGGGGACCGACTCGACCTCGATGCGCCCGCCGTGGTCGAGGACGATGCCGTGGGTGATGGAAAGGCCCAGGCCGGTCCCCTCGCCGGCGGACTTGGTGGTGAAGAAGGGGTCGAAGATCTGGGCCCGGACGTCGGGGGGCATGCCGCAGCCGTTGTCGCGGATCTCGACGCAGACCTGATCGCCCCGGACCTTCGCCTCCACGGTGATGCGGCCGTGCTCGCGCTGGGCGGCGTCGATGGCCTGCATGGCGTTGACCAGCAGGTTGAGGAAGACCTGGTTGAGCTGGGTCGGCGAGGCGACCACGGCGGGGACGTCCTCGGCCCGGACGATCACCTCCACGCCCCGGCGTTCGAGCCGCCCGCGGATCATCTCCAGCGCGGCGGAGATCGACTCGCGGAGGTCGACGGCGGAGCAGGCGTCGCGGTCGGCGCGGGCGAAGCCGCGCAGGTTGTGCACGATGTCGGCGACCCGCTTGGCCCCCTGGCGGGTGCTGTCGAGGATCTTGCCCAGGTTCGCCTTGATGTACCCCATGTCGTACTCCTCGTCGAGCCGGCGGATCTCCTCGGCGAGGTCGGGGCGGGCGGCGGCGATGGACTCCAGACAGGGCTCGTAGCAGGCGAGGACGTCGAGCACGGTCCGGACGTCGCGATCCAGCACGACGAGGTTGCTGGAGACGTAGGCCAGCGGGTTGTTGATCTCGTGGGCGACGCTGGCGCTGAGCATGCCGAGCGAGGCGAGCTTCTCCGACTGGACGACGCGGGCGTGCATCTGGCAGCGGTCGTTGAACTGGCCGATCTGCGCGCCGAGGATCGCGGCCAGGTCCAGCAGCTCGGGCTCTTCGCGGCGGTCGAACCGGCTGAAGAAGCCGAGGACGCCGATGCACTCGCCCCGGAGCATCACCGGGGCGCCGAAGGCGGAGCGGAGGCCGGCGGCCACGAGCCGATGGCAGAGCTCGCAGCTCTCGCCGTCGAGGCGGTCCAGGTCGGTGAGCCAGAGGGCCTTGCGGTCGGCCCAGACCCGGCCGGCCAGCGATTCGCCCGGCCCGAACGTCTTGGCCCGGACGGCCTCGTCGAGCCCCTCCGGGGCGGGCGTCGCCGGGTTCCGCCAGAGGCTCAGGCAGCGGACCTGATCGGCGGTCGCGTCGACCCGCCAGAGCACCCCCAGGTCCCAGTCCAGCGGCTCGCCCAGGGCCTTCAGGATCCTCGGGGCCGCCTCGGCGAGCGAGTCGGACTCGGCCAGGACCCGCGCGGCCGCGTACTGGACGGCCAGCCGAATCTCGGCGCACTTGCGGGCGGTGACGTCGTGGAAGACCACGAGCCCCCCGCGGATCGCCCCGCCGTCCTCCACCAGCGGGCGGGCGCTGATGAACAGGCAGCGGCCGTGCTGGAGGCTGGGATGGCCGAGCATCAGCTCGCAGGGCTCGGGGGACTCGCCCCGGATCGCCCGCGCCAGGGGGAGGTCCTCGGATCGGTACGGCCGATCGCCGTTGACGTCGTAGACGGGCTCGTCCGCCCGCCAGACCGAGCTCCCGACCCCGCTCTCCTCGCGGCCGAGAAGTTCGCGCGCGGCCGGGTTGATCACCAGCAGGCGGGCGTCCAGGTCGACGACGACGACCCCTTCCCCCATGCAGTCGAGGACCGATCGGAGGACGTCGGTCCGCTCGCGCAGGGCCGATTCGGACTTCGCAAGCTCCACGGCCCGGTGGTCGAGGCTCTCGTTGAGCCGACGGACCTCGCGGATCTGGTTGTACCAGGCCAGCGTCCGGCCGGCGTGGCTGGCCAGCGTCTCCAGCGGCCGGAGGTCGACCTGGCTCGGGTCCAGGACCTCGCGCACGGCCACCTGGAGCGTCCCCAGCACCTCATCGCCGCCGGCCAGGGGGAGGACGATCTGGCCCCGGAAGCCGGCCCTCGCCACAGCCTCGTGGTCGCAGGTCGGGTCCACGGTCGAGTCCGGGATGATCTCGACGCGGGCTTCGCGGGCCACCCGCGCCAGCACGTCCGGCCCATCGAGGGAGCGGACGGTGTCGGCGACGATGTGGCCCATGGTTCCGGCGCCCCGGACGCCCCGGATCACGCCGGCCTCGCGGTCGACCAGCGAGAGCATCGCCAGTTCGTAGCCCAGCCGCGAGCAGAACTCCAGCACCGAGTCGAACGTCCGGTCGAGGGTCCCCGAGTCGAGCCGGGAGGTCGAGATCCGGAAGAACGCGTCGAGCAGGTCGCGGACCGCTTCCAGGTCCCGCGTCCGCTCGTGGATCCGGGCCTCCAGGTCGCCGTGCGACCGCGCGAGCTGCTCGGTCATCCGGGCGAAGCTCGATTCCAGGACGCCGATCTCGTCGTTCGAGGTGACGGCGATCGGCGTGTCGAGCCGGCCGTCGGCCACGGCCTCGGCGACGTCGGCCAGACGCCGGATCGGCCGGGTGTGCTGCCTCGCCAGGACGTACGACGCCGCCAGGCCCAGCGCCAGGATCGTGCCGCCGAGGGCCGCCAGCAGCCGCCGCAGCCGTCGCACCGGCGCGTACGCCTCGTCGGCGTCGATCCTGACGACCACCCCCCAGTCGGCGTAGTTCAGCGGCCGGTAGGCGGCGAGGACCGCGCGGCCGTCCCGATCGGTCGTCCGCATCAGGCCGCCTCGGCCGGCGATCGCCTCATCCATCGGGCGGCCCCGCGAGGTCGAGACCTCGGCCTCCGCGGGATGCCGCCGGGGCGGGAACAACAGCCGGGTCGCCGCCCCCTCGCGCATCCCGATCAGCACGTCCCCGGTCTCGCCCAGCCACTGCGAGTCGGCCAGCGCCTCGACGACCCGGCCGAGGTCCACCAGCACGGCGATCCGGCCCAGGATGGCCCCGGCCCGGCCGCGGACGTCGGCCGTGAAGACGGCGACCCGACCGCCGTCGATCTTCACCGGGATCGCCGCGCGGGGAGGCTTGCCGGTATTCGGTTCACGGAGCCCGACCGGGATCGCGGCGACGTCCTCGGGGGGGCCGCTCGTCGCCAGGGCCTCGCCGTCGGGGCCCTCCAGGCGGATCGCCCGGAAGTCGCGCACGTTCTCGAGGAAGTCGTCCAGGGCCGCCTGAAGCTGGACGTCGGTCGCCGCGTCGTCGGCCTCCGGTCGGCCCCGGGCGTCGAGCAGGTTCCGCAGCCGGACCCGACCCGCGACCTGCTCCACCCGCTCCTCCTCGCGACGGAGGGCCGTCAGCAGGAGGGCCTGGCGATCGTCGGCGATCGCCGAGAGCCGCGCGTCGATCTGCTGGGCGACGATCTCGCCGACGTACCGATAGCCCGCCGTCGTCAGGGTCCCGCCGGTCAGGGCCACGAGGAACCCCACGAACAGCGCCTGCTTGGCCACGATCGACCGCTTCGGCCGCGCCGGCGGCGAGGCGGAGGGAGGCCGGGGCTCCGCCCCGGCGGGCGAGGGGTCCGGGCTCGATGCGGGGTCGCTCGTCATGATGGACATCCGGCTTCCTCCCGATCCGCCCGGCCGGGTCTCCGGTCAATCCTTCAGAATCGGGAACTCGGCGACCCGCAGGTCGGTGCAGCCGTACGGGATCAGGTCGAGCGTCTCCAGCGGCGCGGCGCTCGCGACCGGGCTCCGGGGCGGCGGTGCGGCGGCCCCCCGCTCGATCCCCCAGCCTTCGAGCCGGCGGCCCCGGACCTCCGCCCGGATCTTCGCCCCTTCCGCCGAGAACGCCGGGGCGCCGGCGGCCGGCTGGACCTCGCGGAACGTCACCGCATCCTCGATGCGCTCCGGCGCGAGTTCCAGCGCGTAGTTCCAGGGGCCGGTCGGGCGGACCTCCCAGTCGGCGAAGTTCGGGTCGTCCCGGACCTTCGTCCACTCGGCCGCCACCGGCAGAGCGAAGACCAGGGGGCCGCGGAGGATCGCCGTCGAGCCGTCCTCGCCCCGGTACGCCCTCGCGAACGCCGGCAGCTCCAGGCGGATCGTCTTCGTGCCGCTCCACTCGGCGTCGAGCGCCCGGTAGCAGGCCGTCCGCTCGTCGCGGGCGACGTCCGCCGCGTCGCCCACCCGGAGCTTGCGGCCCCCGAGGGCGAACGGGGCCTCCGACGCCGTGATCGACGGCGTCCGCGACCACTCCGGGACCCGCAATTCCAGCGGGAACCGCATCGGCTCGGCGACCGTCACCGTGATCTCGACCGCGTCCCGGAACGGGTACTCCGTCGCGACCTCGACCCGCACCGGCTTCCCCCGGATCTCCGTCTCGACGACGCAAGGGGCGTAGGCGGCCACGGCCAGCCCCCCGCCCGGCGTCCTCATCCACAGGTGCGAGGCCAGCTTGGGCCAGCCCTGGTGGAAATTCGCCGTGCAGCAGCCGAAGTTGGGCTCCAGCCCGAAGAGGTTCGAATCCGGCCCGTTGGTCGCCCAGACGTGCTCCCCCTCCCGCGTGCAGAGCACCTGGTTGGCCTGCTGGTCGTATTGATGCGCCGACATGTCCTTCTTGAACGTCGCCGGCAGCGCGTTGTAGGCGATCCGCTCCAGCCGGTCCCCCAGCCGGGCGTCGCCCAGGATCGCGATCGCCTCCTCCAGAGAATACATGGCCTCCACGACCGTGCACAGCTCCGTCCCCTGCGAGGGGCTCCGGCCGGCGACGTGCTCGTCGCAGGTGAAGATCCCGGTCGCCTGGCCGTGATAGCGGTCCAGGACGTCCAGCATGTTGAAGACGGCGTCGCGGTCGCCGGCGTCTCCCGAGAGTCGCGAGCGGACCGGGCCGAACTTCCAGGCCATCGCCGTGTTGACGCCGTGGCTCAGCAGGTTGAATCCGTCGGTCGTCCGGCCGGTCAGGCGGTAGTCCTCGAACTGCGCCCGCCAGTCGTGCCCCTGGCCCAGGATCTTGCGGGCGAGGTCCAGCAGGAACGGTTCCGGGGCGCGGTCGTGGAGCGAATACAGGGCGACGGCGAAGTCGGCCGCGCGGACCTTGGCCCACTCGTAGAGCGGCGTCTCGTCGACGACCTGGTCGATCTTCCGGGCGCATTTCACCAGCGCGGGGACGATGCGGGGATCGCTGGTGGCCTCCTCGTACTGGAGAAACGCCTTGTAGAGCGGGAACAGCGGCCAGACGTCATAAG includes:
- a CDS encoding Gfo/Idh/MocA family protein yields the protein MMEAIPRRTMLRRGALGAAGLQLAAAGARGDGRTGPRVVVGLIGAGGMGSAHLRLLAARPDVEVACVCDVDAERLASAAKLVEQGSGRAPAAVRDLRRLLDDRRIDAVWIATPDHWHAPAAILALDAGKHVYVEKPCCHNIREGALTAEAVARSGKHLQVGTQSRSTAVVKDAVDRVRGGAIGEVLVAKAWNSQLRGSIGKTRPSEPPSQLDYDLWLGPAPAVPYRSNLLPGVWRWWRDFGCGDMGNDGVHDLDVACWGLGVETHPSRIACLGGKSFFDDDQEFPDTQYAVFEYPDAAGPGRARRLIFEQRIWSPYVQEGYENGAAFYGTEGVMIIGHTVGWTLYGPKNRKLAERAGPADLAAHHDDFLACVRGESKAPSAGVAVGHRSAALVHLANIAARVGRVLDFDPRAEAILGDAEAAALVSRRYRDGHWAAPPTA
- a CDS encoding ATP-binding protein, translating into MSIMTSDPASSPDPSPAGAEPRPPSASPPARPKRSIVAKQALFVGFLVALTGGTLTTAGYRYVGEIVAQQIDARLSAIADDRQALLLTALRREEERVEQVAGRVRLRNLLDARGRPEADDAATDVQLQAALDDFLENVRDFRAIRLEGPDGEALATSGPPEDVAAIPVGLREPNTGKPPRAAIPVKIDGGRVAVFTADVRGRAGAILGRIAVLVDLGRVVEALADSQWLGETGDVLIGMREGAATRLLFPPRRHPAEAEVSTSRGRPMDEAIAGRGGLMRTTDRDGRAVLAAYRPLNYADWGVVVRIDADEAYAPVRRLRRLLAALGGTILALGLAASYVLARQHTRPIRRLADVAEAVADGRLDTPIAVTSNDEIGVLESSFARMTEQLARSHGDLEARIHERTRDLEAVRDLLDAFFRISTSRLDSGTLDRTFDSVLEFCSRLGYELAMLSLVDREAGVIRGVRGAGTMGHIVADTVRSLDGPDVLARVAREARVEIIPDSTVDPTCDHEAVARAGFRGQIVLPLAGGDEVLGTLQVAVREVLDPSQVDLRPLETLASHAGRTLAWYNQIREVRRLNESLDHRAVELAKSESALRERTDVLRSVLDCMGEGVVVVDLDARLLVINPAARELLGREESGVGSSVWRADEPVYDVNGDRPYRSEDLPLARAIRGESPEPCELMLGHPSLQHGRCLFISARPLVEDGGAIRGGLVVFHDVTARKCAEIRLAVQYAAARVLAESDSLAEAAPRILKALGEPLDWDLGVLWRVDATADQVRCLSLWRNPATPAPEGLDEAVRAKTFGPGESLAGRVWADRKALWLTDLDRLDGESCELCHRLVAAGLRSAFGAPVMLRGECIGVLGFFSRFDRREEPELLDLAAILGAQIGQFNDRCQMHARVVQSEKLASLGMLSASVAHEINNPLAYVSSNLVVLDRDVRTVLDVLACYEPCLESIAAARPDLAEEIRRLDEEYDMGYIKANLGKILDSTRQGAKRVADIVHNLRGFARADRDACSAVDLRESISAALEMIRGRLERRGVEVIVRAEDVPAVVASPTQLNQVFLNLLVNAMQAIDAAQREHGRITVEAKVRGDQVCVEIRDNGCGMPPDVRAQIFDPFFTTKSAGEGTGLGLSITHGIVLDHGGRIEVESVPGEGACFRVVLPVSRKPAG
- a CDS encoding beta-L-arabinofuranosidase domain-containing protein gives rise to the protein MTRPRLPLAWLVAIGFIWTSCAVAADAPKVEPRALEPLPLGAIRPAGWLKTQLEVQAKGLGGRLDEFWPDIKQSAWIGGKAEGWERVPYWLDGIVPLAYLLDDPALKARSKRFIDYILDHQQPDGWLGPIGDSQRHRPYDVWPLFPLYKAFLQYEEATSDPRIVPALVKCARKIDQVVDETPLYEWAKVRAADFAVALYSLHDRAPEPFLLDLARKILGQGHDWRAQFEDYRLTGRTTDGFNLLSHGVNTAMAWKFGPVRSRLSGDAGDRDAVFNMLDVLDRYHGQATGIFTCDEHVAGRSPSQGTELCTVVEAMYSLEEAIAILGDARLGDRLERIAYNALPATFKKDMSAHQYDQQANQVLCTREGEHVWATNGPDSNLFGLEPNFGCCTANFHQGWPKLASHLWMRTPGGGLAVAAYAPCVVETEIRGKPVRVEVATEYPFRDAVEITVTVAEPMRFPLELRVPEWSRTPSITASEAPFALGGRKLRVGDAADVARDERTACYRALDAEWSGTKTIRLELPAFARAYRGEDGSTAILRGPLVFALPVAAEWTKVRDDPNFADWEVRPTGPWNYALELAPERIEDAVTFREVQPAAGAPAFSAEGAKIRAEVRGRRLEGWGIERGAAAPPPRSPVASAAPLETLDLIPYGCTDLRVAEFPILKD
- a CDS encoding beta-ketoacyl-[acyl-carrier-protein] synthase family protein codes for the protein MHRVVITGIGVVAPNGVGAKAFSEAIAEGRSGVGYIESFDTTGLPIKIAGEVKNFDVSPYLGEHKKNAKLMSRAMRFAVGAAAMAVEDSGVERAKLDPTRFGVCMGTGITPVDVSELVAPMRAGLDGDGGFDMARFAQARSESIFPLWLLQHLPNMAAAHISILNHAMGPNNTIVTACAAGTQAVGDAFRLIARGDADVMLAGGCDSRLDPQLLVAYSAMKAVSSSVRPPIEVSRPFDADRDGFVLGEGAAVLFLESYRRARRRGARIYAEVTGYGSSFDAFGITRPEPEGKGAALSMTSALKEARIDADRVDYINAHGTSTRLNDLMETVAVKRVFGHRAPSIPMSSQKSMIGHLIGASGAVEAAATAMALEQGVVPPTINLAKPDPECDLDYVPNTAREIPVRVAMSNSFGFGGQNASLVLERV